The DNA sequence TTTTCTTTTTTATGAACCAAAGTTAAGAAGCCGCTGGCTGTGATAGAATAGTGACATTGGAAGGCAAGGAGGAATCGAACATGAGATTTGCTGTAGATGGAATGGGGGGCGACCATGCGCCAGCTGAAGTAGTCAAAGGCTGTGTCGAGGCGGTCAAGGAGCTGGGCGTGGACATTACGATCACGGGCCCGTCCGACCGCATTGAAGCCGAACTGGCAAAATACGACGTGGATCGGTCAAAGATCAGCGTTCTGCATACAACGGAAGTGGTTGGCACCGATGAAGGCCCGGTTCTGGCCATTCGCCGCAAGAAAGACTCGTCCCTGCGCCGCGCCATTGAACTGGTTCGGGACGGCGACTGCGATGGCGTGGTCTCCGCCGGTTCCACCGGCGCGCTCCTGGCCGGAGGGCTCTTCATCATCGGCCGGATCAAAGGAATCGACCGGCCGGCGCTGGCGCCGCTGATTCCGGGCAAGAATGGCCGGTTCATGGTCATCGATGTGGGAGCCAATACGGACTGCAAGCCGGTGAACCTGCATCAGTTCGCCCATATGGGAAAAGTCTATTTTGAGAGCATCCTGGGCTATGTCAAGCCCCGGATCGGGCTGGTCAACATTGGGGCCGAAGCGGAAAAAGGCAACGAGCTGACCAAAGCAGCCTATGAGCTCCTGGCCGGTGACCCGGCTCTGAACTTTGTGGGCAATGTGGAGCCGCGGGACTGCATCACCGGCGATGTCCAGGTGCTGGTCTGCGACGGGTTTGTCGGCAATACCATCCTGAAGACCTTCGAGGGAACGGTTAAGACCATGCTGGAACTGATCAAGGCCTCGCTTATGAAGTCAGCCAGAGGCAAACTGGGTGGACTCCTGATCAAATCCTCGCTCAAGGAAATGATGAAGCAGTACGATTACCGCGAGACCGGAGGGTCGGCCTTCCTGGGTCTGAATGGCATCGTCGTCAAGGCGCACGGCTCATCCGATGCCATGGCTTTCAAAAACGCGATCCGCCAGGCGGCCCGGGTAAAGGAAGCCGGCTTCATCGACCATTTCCGGGCGGAAATCGAAAAAAACCAGTTGCAGAGTTGATGATGCCATATTATGATACAAGTGATATCAGCGTGACAGAACCAATCATTGAATGAATACGTAGAAACAAAAGACGTGGAGGTTTTTTATATGGTATTTGACAAAGTAAAACACATCATCGCCGATAAGCTGGGAATCAGCGAGGGCGAGATCAAAATGGAGACGACCTTTGAAGATTTAGGGGCAGATTCCCTCGACATCGTCGAACTGATTATGGCCATTGAAGAGGAATATGATATCCAGGTATCCGACGAGGAAGCTGAAAGAGCTCAGTCGGTAGGCGATGTAGTCAACTACATCAATACACTGGTTGGCGAAGAATAAGATTAAGTATGGATTGATGCTGCATCCGATAAGGGTGCAGCTTTTTTGGTATAATAACAGTTGGACAATGCGAGTATATTCCTGAGCCAGGCTTACGTTTGGCTGAGGAATGGACTCAAGCTGACAAAGGAGTCAAATCATGAAACTGAACGAACTGGGAATCCGCTTTTCCAATGAGAAGCTGCTGACACAGGCCCTGACCCATTCTTCCTATGCCAACCAGCAGCAGGGCATGGAAAGCAACGAAAAACTTGAATTTCTGGGCGATGCGATTCTGCAGCTGTGCATCACCCGGGCGCTGTATGAGCGGGGCGGCAGCCGCAGTGAAGGCGAGCTGACCAAAATCCGCGCCCTCATCGTCTGCGAGCCTTCCCTGTATGAGGTGGCCCAGAAGTGGAACCTGGGGCGCTATATTCTGCTGTCCCACGGCGAGGAAGCCACCGGCGGCCGCAAGCGCCAGTCGCTGCTGGCGGATGCGGTGGAAGCGGTCATCGCGGCGCTGTATCTGGACCAGGGCACGGAAGCGGCGGACCGGCTGATCCTGGAACATTTCGAGGACATCATCCGGCGCGCCCTGAATCATGAAATCGTTCTGGACTACAAGACCCGGCTCCAGGAACTCCTCCAGGAGTCCGGCGAGGTCAATATCCACTATGATCTGGTCAAATTCGAGGGTCCGGCGCACCGGCGCAAGTTCTTTTCCCGGGTCGCCGTGGATGAAATAACCATGGGCCGGGGCGAAGGCATGAGCAAGAAGGAATCCGAGCAGGAAGCGGCCCGGGACGCGCTGAGCAAGCTGGCCCTGCACCGGGAGGAAACCCTTTGAGGCACTATATCATTCCGGTCTTCATTCCCCATCTGGGCTGTCCGCATACCTGCGTCTTCTGCAATCAGTCCCGCATCAGCGGCTGTCAGGCGGCAGATCCCCAGAGTCTTGGCGCAGCGGACGTCCAGGCGATTGCCGCACGCCATCTGGCCACGCTCCCACCGGGGGAGAAGACGGTGGAACTGTCGTTTTTCGGCGGCAGCTTTACCGGGATCCCTGTCCACCAGCAGCTGGAACTTTTGGGGGCAGCCCGGGACCTGCGCCAGGCCGGCGCCATTTCCCATATCCGCTGCTCGACCCGGCCTGACTTCATCGATGATGAAGTCCTGGAGCGCTGCGCATCCTTTGGCATGGACATCATCGAACTGGGGGTTCAGAGCCTGGATGACCCGGTGCTGGTTCAGAGCGGCCGCGGTCATACCGCAGAAGATGTGGAACGGGCCTCACGGCTCATCCGGTCCCGGGGGATCACCCTGGGCCATCAGATCATGCCGGGGCTGCCGGGGGCTGATTCGGCATCTGATCTGGCCACCGCCAGAGCCAGTATTGCCATGAAGCCGGACCAGGTAAGAATCTATCCGACACTGGTGGTGCGGGGCACACCCCTGGCCGAACTTTATGCCGCCGGGCGCTATCTTCCTCTGGAGCTGGAAGACGCCGTCGCCCGGTGTGCCGAGCTGCTGACCCTGTATGAGGCAGCCGGCATTCAGGTACTGCGGGTTGGTCTCCAGGCCAATCAGGAACTGACCGAAGGCGCCGATCTGATCGCCGGGCCGCACCATCCGGCATTCCGGGAGCTGGTCTTGTCCCGGCGCCTGCATGAGCGCATCGCCGGGTCACTGTCCGATGCCCCCGGATCCTGGGAGCTGCTGCTCCATCCCAAAGACCAGTCAGTGCTCTATGCCGCCGGCCGGCGCTATTACCGCCGCAATCAGGCCAGGATCAGCCGGGTAACCGCCACGGACCAGATCCGGCGCGGACAAGTTATCCTAAGGAGAGAGGGAACCCTCGACATCAGCCTATGTATTTAAAAAATTTGACCATTCGGGGCTTCAAGTCCTTTGCCGATAAAACCGATCTGGAATTCCGTTCGGGCATCACCGCGGTGGTGGGTCCCAACGGATCCGGCAAATCAAATATTTCCGATGCCGTGCGCTGGGTTCTGGGCGAACAGAGCGTCAAGCAGCTGCGGGGCGGCAAGATGGAAGATGTCATCTTTGCCGGCACTCAGTTTCGCAAGCCGCTGGGCCAGGCCAGCGTTTCGCTGACTCTGGACAATTCCTGCCATACGCTGTCCGTTCCCTACAACGAAGTGACGGTGACCCGGCGGCTGTATCGCTCCGGGGAATCGGAATATCTCATCAACAACAACGTCGTGCGTCTGCGCGACATCCATGAGCTGTTCATGGACACCGGCATCGGCCGGGAAGGCTATTCCATGATCGGCCAGGGCAAGATTGACGCGATTCTCTCGGGCAAGCCGGAAGAGCGGCGCGGCCTGGTGGAAGAAGCTGCCGGCATTACCAAGTTCAAGGCCCGCAAGGAAGAAGGCGAAAAGAAACTGAAGTCGGCCGATGACAACCTGGTGCGGGTGGAAGATATCCTGAGCACCTATGAGGAACGGATCGGGCCTCTGAAGGAAGACAAGGAAAAAGCTGAAGTCTTCCTGGCGCTGTCCGGCGAACTGAAGGACCTGCAGATCGCTGTGATTCTGCAGGAGCTGGAGGAACTGGAGGAGCGCAACGCCGGCTCCATCACCCGGCATCAGGAACTTTCTGAAGCCTTTGCCCGGACCGGGGAAGCCAAGGCCGCGGCGGAACAATCCCAGGAGGATCTGTCCCAGGCGCTGGATGATCTGTCGGAGGAAAAGGCCAGGACCCGCGAAGAATACTATGAACGCAAGGGGCGCTTCGACGAGGGCACCTCACAGATCGCTCTGCTGGCGGAGCGGACCCGGTCCTGCCAGGAACGCGCAGCCCAGGCAAGAGCCGGAGCTGCTGCTCTGACGACTCAGATCGAGGAAGCCCGGGATGAGCTGACCCAGGCTCAGACCCGGGAACAGGAACTGAGTCTGGGCCATCAGAGTGCCATTGCAGACCAGAGGGCGCATGAAGCGGCCATGGGCGAGCTGGAGGCCCGGATCGGGCGCAGTGAACAGGACAGCACACGGCTGAAGGAACGGCAGGAGAACCTGCGCAAAGAGCGCCGGCTGCTGGATGAGCGCCTTTCGCAGGAGCAGGTCCGGGAAAAGGTGCTGCAGTCCCGGCAGGACAGCCTAAAAGACTTATGCGGCAACTACGAAGCGTCTCTGGCCCTGAATACCCGGGGCCGGGATCAGCTCAAAGCCGAACTGACCGCTGTGCTGGATCAGAAGGCGGATCGTCAGACCGGACACGGCACGCTGCGGGAGGAAGGAACCCGCCTGCAGCGCGCGGCGGCAGAGCTGACCAATGAGCTGGAGATCATCCGGCGCAAGGTACGTGACGCCGAAGGCCGCGAAGCCATGCTCAGGAATCTGGAGGAAACCCACGAGGGCTATGCCCGCAGCGTGCGGGATCTGTTCGGGTATCTGAAGCGCAGCAAATCGCCGCACCTGGATCAGGCCGTGGTACTGGGTGATGTCATTCAGACCAGGCCGGAATATGCCGTAGCCATTGAAGCGGCCCTGGGCGGCTACATCGGCAATATCATCACGGCTACCGATGACCAGGCCAAAGCCCTGATTGAGATTCTCAAAAAGCAGAAGCTGGGCCGGGCGACCTTCCTGCCGCGCAATGTCATCCGCGCTTCGCGGATTGCCATGCCCAAGTTCAAGAATGCCGAGGTTCTGGGCTTTGCCTCGGACCTGATCGAAACCGACGATGCCTATCGGGAAATCGCGGACAGCGTGCTGGCACGGACCCTGATCACCCGGAACATGGATGATGCCGTGCTGGCCGCCCGCGAGACGGGCTACAAGATCAAGATCGTGACCCTGGAAGGGGATATGATTCTGGGCGGCGGCGCCATGTCCGGCGGCAGCCAGAAAGGGCAGTCCTTCGGAGTCATGTCGCGCAAGGCGGAGCTGGAGACTCTGGGGCAGACCATCGCCCAGGGCCGGCAGGAGTTCGGCCAAAAGAAGCTCGAGCTGGAAGCCCTGAGCGGACAGCTCGATGCCAAAAAGCAGGAGCTGGCCCGGTCGGATGACCAGCTGCGCCAGCTGGAGCTGGAAGAAACGCGTCTGGCCGAACGAATCGAAGGATTTGTCCGGGAAATCAGCCGGATTCAGACGCTGATGACCGAGCAGACCGCGGCGGGCGGTTCTCTGGAATCAGAACTGGATCTGGCCCGGGAGAAGCTGACCGCCACCAGTCAGGAAATCGAAGCGAATCAGTCTGCCATGGAGCACGCTCTGCTGGAAGAAACCGAACTGCGCGAACGGCGCCGGGAACTGTTCCGGATTAATGACCGCCGCAAGGAGGAACTGGCCGATCACCGGATCCGGGTGACCCGCTGGGAAACGGACCTGACCAGTCAGCGCCAGGGAATTGGCCGCCTGAAGGAACAGCTTCGCTCGTATGAGGAGCGCCTCAGCGGCCTGATCGCAGACCGGGAAACCCAGGAAGCACTGACCCTGAGTCTGGAAGAGGAAACCACCCAGATCCGGACGGAGCGGGACGCCCATCAGACGCGGATGCAGGCGCTGGATCAGACCATGGATGAACTGGACCAAAAAGAGGTTCAGATCCGGTCGCAGATCAAGGAAGCCTCGCGTCTGGCGGACACCGTCCGGGACGAGTATTACCGCCTGGAAAAGGAACTGCTCAAAGCCAGCCTGAACCTGGAAAAATATGAATCGGACAAAGAAGAACTGCTTACCCGGCTCAATGAAGACCTGGACCTGACGCTGGCCCAGGCCAGGGATCTGGCCAAACCGCTGGAGTCCAAGGCCAAAGCTAAAAAGCGCATCAGCGAAATCAAAGGCAAAATCACCGCTCTGGGCAATGTCAACCTGGCCGCCATCGAAGAATACGAGAAGATCTCGCAGCATTATGAGTTCCTCAGTTCCCAGCGCAATGACCTGCTCCGGTCCAAAGCCGAGCTGGAAAAGCTGATTCAGGACATGACGGGAAAAATGCGGGCGCTGTTCAAGGAAAACTTCGTTATTTTATCCCGTAATTTCAA is a window from the Clostridiaceae bacterium HFYG-1003 genome containing:
- the smc gene encoding chromosome segregation protein SMC codes for the protein MYLKNLTIRGFKSFADKTDLEFRSGITAVVGPNGSGKSNISDAVRWVLGEQSVKQLRGGKMEDVIFAGTQFRKPLGQASVSLTLDNSCHTLSVPYNEVTVTRRLYRSGESEYLINNNVVRLRDIHELFMDTGIGREGYSMIGQGKIDAILSGKPEERRGLVEEAAGITKFKARKEEGEKKLKSADDNLVRVEDILSTYEERIGPLKEDKEKAEVFLALSGELKDLQIAVILQELEELEERNAGSITRHQELSEAFARTGEAKAAAEQSQEDLSQALDDLSEEKARTREEYYERKGRFDEGTSQIALLAERTRSCQERAAQARAGAAALTTQIEEARDELTQAQTREQELSLGHQSAIADQRAHEAAMGELEARIGRSEQDSTRLKERQENLRKERRLLDERLSQEQVREKVLQSRQDSLKDLCGNYEASLALNTRGRDQLKAELTAVLDQKADRQTGHGTLREEGTRLQRAAAELTNELEIIRRKVRDAEGREAMLRNLEETHEGYARSVRDLFGYLKRSKSPHLDQAVVLGDVIQTRPEYAVAIEAALGGYIGNIITATDDQAKALIEILKKQKLGRATFLPRNVIRASRIAMPKFKNAEVLGFASDLIETDDAYREIADSVLARTLITRNMDDAVLAARETGYKIKIVTLEGDMILGGGAMSGGSQKGQSFGVMSRKAELETLGQTIAQGRQEFGQKKLELEALSGQLDAKKQELARSDDQLRQLELEETRLAERIEGFVREISRIQTLMTEQTAAGGSLESELDLAREKLTATSQEIEANQSAMEHALLEETELRERRRELFRINDRRKEELADHRIRVTRWETDLTSQRQGIGRLKEQLRSYEERLSGLIADRETQEALTLSLEEETTQIRTERDAHQTRMQALDQTMDELDQKEVQIRSQIKEASRLADTVRDEYYRLEKELLKASLNLEKYESDKEELLTRLNEDLDLTLAQARDLAKPLESKAKAKKRISEIKGKITALGNVNLAAIEEYEKISQHYEFLSSQRNDLLRSKAELEKLIQDMTGKMRALFKENFVILSRNFKDTFHQLFNGGTAELILSEGDVLTGSIDINVQPPGKKLQNINLLSGGEKVLSAIALTFAILRMKPSPFCFLDEIEAALDDANVYRYANFIKEFARETQFILITHRKGTMEAADILYGVTMEEKGISKIVSVDLEPAQEEAV
- a CDS encoding radical SAM protein, encoding MRHYIIPVFIPHLGCPHTCVFCNQSRISGCQAADPQSLGAADVQAIAARHLATLPPGEKTVELSFFGGSFTGIPVHQQLELLGAARDLRQAGAISHIRCSTRPDFIDDEVLERCASFGMDIIELGVQSLDDPVLVQSGRGHTAEDVERASRLIRSRGITLGHQIMPGLPGADSASDLATARASIAMKPDQVRIYPTLVVRGTPLAELYAAGRYLPLELEDAVARCAELLTLYEAAGIQVLRVGLQANQELTEGADLIAGPHHPAFRELVLSRRLHERIAGSLSDAPGSWELLLHPKDQSVLYAAGRRYYRRNQARISRVTATDQIRRGQVILRREGTLDISLCI
- the acpP gene encoding acyl carrier protein, producing MVFDKVKHIIADKLGISEGEIKMETTFEDLGADSLDIVELIMAIEEEYDIQVSDEEAERAQSVGDVVNYINTLVGEE
- the rnc gene encoding ribonuclease III — encoded protein: MKLNELGIRFSNEKLLTQALTHSSYANQQQGMESNEKLEFLGDAILQLCITRALYERGGSRSEGELTKIRALIVCEPSLYEVAQKWNLGRYILLSHGEEATGGRKRQSLLADAVEAVIAALYLDQGTEAADRLILEHFEDIIRRALNHEIVLDYKTRLQELLQESGEVNIHYDLVKFEGPAHRRKFFSRVAVDEITMGRGEGMSKKESEQEAARDALSKLALHREETL
- the plsX gene encoding phosphate acyltransferase PlsX; amino-acid sequence: MRFAVDGMGGDHAPAEVVKGCVEAVKELGVDITITGPSDRIEAELAKYDVDRSKISVLHTTEVVGTDEGPVLAIRRKKDSSLRRAIELVRDGDCDGVVSAGSTGALLAGGLFIIGRIKGIDRPALAPLIPGKNGRFMVIDVGANTDCKPVNLHQFAHMGKVYFESILGYVKPRIGLVNIGAEAEKGNELTKAAYELLAGDPALNFVGNVEPRDCITGDVQVLVCDGFVGNTILKTFEGTVKTMLELIKASLMKSARGKLGGLLIKSSLKEMMKQYDYRETGGSAFLGLNGIVVKAHGSSDAMAFKNAIRQAARVKEAGFIDHFRAEIEKNQLQS